The nucleotide sequence CCCGATCTGGCGACTGCCGTACATGGTGGCGCGGCGCGACACGTACGTGGCCGATCTGCTGGCGCTGGCCGGTGGCGTCAGCGTCTTTCCAGACGAGGGTCCGGCGCACTACTTCTCCGTCGAGCTTGCCGGGCTGCCGGCCGCGGCGCCACAGGTCATCCTCCTGCCGGACGAGCCCTATCGTTTCGCCGCCCGCCACCTGGCCGACTTCGCGCCCTACGCCGCGGTGCCCGCCGTCGCGCGGGGGCGGGTCCATCTCGTCGACGGCAAGGCGCTGACCTGGTACGGGCCGCGCATCGCCGGCGCGCTGCGGCTGTTTGCCGGGCTGCTTTGCGGCGAGGGCGAGCCCGCGGGCGCTCTCGCCGGCCCGAGCGCCGAAGGACGCCGATGAACACGAAGCTGCTGCTGACGGGCGCGGGCCTGGCGGCGCTGGGGGCGGGCGCCGTGCTGGCCGATCGCCTGGCGCAGCGGGCGCTGGCCCGCTTCGAAACGCTGGATGCCGACACGGCCGAACTGCCCGGTCAGCGCTTCTGGGTGCGCGGCGTTGCCCTGCACTTCGAGGAGCAGGGCGAAGGCTTCCCCGTCCTGCTGATTCCCGGCTTTCTCGGCTCAACCTTCTCCTTCCGCCACACGATGCCGGCGTTGGCGGCGCAGTTTCGCGTGCTGGCCGTCGATCTCCCCGGTTTCGGCTACTCGGACCGCGGCGCCCAGATCGAGTACTCGGCGAGCAACTGGGTGAGCCTGCTGGCCGAGTTCCTGGGCCGGCAGGGCATCGAGCGTGCGGTGGTGCTGGGGCACTCGCTGGGCGGCGGCGTGGCGCAGCGGCTGGCGCTCGAACACCCGGAGCTGGTGGAGCGGCTGGTGCTGGTAAGCTCGACCTCCGCCGCCGAGCCGCCGCGGCTGCCGCCGCGGGGCAGCCGCCGCTTGTACCGCCTGGGGCAGGCCTGGGTGATGCCGCGGCATGGCGCGATGCGCTGGTTCGCGCAACGTTCGGCCTTCGACCCAGCGTTCATCACCGACGACGTGGTCGAAGGCTATGCGCGATCGTCACGGCTGCCGGGCTCCGCCGCCGCCGTGCGCAAAGTGCTGCGGGATGCGGCGAAGGACGCGCGGCTGGACCTGTCGCAGATCGCGGCGCCCGCGCTGCTGCTCTGGGGCGAGGGCGACCGCGTGGTCGATCTGAAGGTCGGCCGCCGCCTGGCCGAACAGCTCCCGCACGCGCGGCTGGAAGTCGTGGAGCAGGCTGGCCACCTGCCGCTGGAGGAGCAGCCGGAGGCCTGCAACCGCCTGCTGCTCGACTTCCTGCACGATCTCGGCCGCGCGCCCGCCCAGGCGCAGGCATCGCTGAGCGGCGGCGCCCGGCGCAACGGCGCCGAGTGATGCGCCTCGACCGCGGCGCGGGTGTGGTTTGCCTGCGCTTCTCGTTGCTCGACGCCGTACCCGGCGTGCGGCACGCGCTTACCACGCGTCTCGGCGGCGTCAGCCGCGGGCCGTACAGCTCAGCCAACCTCGGCCTGACCGTGGGCGATGTGCGCGAGGCGGTGCTGGAAAATCGGAGGCTGGCCGCGGACCTCGTTGTTGCGGGGGCACACCCGGCAACGGTAAAGCAGGTGCACGGCGTGCAGGCGGCGCTGGCAGAGGCGCCGGGCGAGCCGGGCGTGCCGCTCTGCGAAGCCGACATGCTGGCCACGCGTGCACCGGGCGTGCCGCTGCTGGTGCAGGCCGCGGACTGCGCCCCGATCGTCCTCGTTGACCCGGCGCAGCGCGCCGTGGCCGTGGTGCACGCCGGCTGGCGCGGCGCCGCGGCGGGCGTCGGACGCGAGGCGGTCGCCTCGATGCAGCGCCTGTTCGGCTCCCGGCCAGAGCGGCTCGTGGCCGGCATCGGCCCGGCGATCGGCGTCTGCTGCTACGAGGTGGGTGAAGAGGTGGCCGAGGCGGTGGCAGCGGCCAGCGGCCGCGCTGCCGGCATCGTCGACCGCTCGCACGGTGAACGCCCGCATCTCTCGCTCGAAACGGCCCTGCGCGCCCAGCTGCTTGCCGCCGGCCTGCCCGAGGCCGGCATCGACTGCGCCGACCTCTGCACCGCCTGCCGCCTCGACCTCTTCTACTCGCACCGCCGCGAAGGCGTTCCGACGGGCCGCTTCGGCGCGCTCGTGGCTGCCTCGTTGGACTGAGGGCAGAGGCGTGGTTGCGCCCGGCGGTTCTGGCCTCCCGATCGGTGCAGCGACATCGTGCGCTCGGGCATGGGGGCGACGTTCCTCGATGCGCTACTCCGCCAGCCATTCCGCCGCCGTGCACCCTTGACCGGCGGCGGCGATGCGGGCTATGGTCGAGCCACCAACTGAATAGGCGACACGGGAGCTCGGGCACGCCGGGCTGAGAGGGTGGCCAGACCGCCGCCGACCGTTCGAACCTGACCCGGGTAATGCCGGCGCAGGGAGCGATGGCCAGCACACTATTCCAACCACCATCCAGCCGGGTGGTGGTTTGCGGTTCTCCCGGCGCCGTGCCGTGCACCAGGAGAACACTCATGACACAGCTGGCCGACGACCCACGCCTCGCTGGCGCCGCTCCCTTCCCCGGCAGCCGCAAGACCTATCTTTCCGGTCCGCGCCCCGACCTGCAGGTGCCGGTTCGCGAAGTCGCGCTTGCCCCAACCTCCGGCCGCTTCGGCGACGAGGAGAATCCGCCGGTCCAGCTCTACGACACGAGCGGACCCTACACCGACCCGACTGTGCAGGTGGACGTTCGCCAGGGGCTGCCGCCGTTGCGTCGACCGTGGATCCTGGAGCGCGGCGATGTCGAGGCGTATGCCGGTCGCGACGTCCAGCCGCAAGACAACGGCCTGCGTCCGGACGACCCGCGGGCGAATCTGGCGGTCTTCCCCGGCCTGCGGCGGCAGCCGCTGCGCGCCCGCGCGGGCAAGAACGTCACGCAACTGCACTATGCGCGGCGCGGCATGATCACGCCCGAGATGCAGTTCATCGCCATCCGCGAGGGCGTGGCCGCGGAGTTCGTGCGCGAAGAGGTGGCCCGCGGCCGCGCCATCATCCCGTCGAACGTCAACCACCCCGAGAGCGAGCCGATGATCATCGGCCGCAACTTCCTGGTCAAGATCAACGCCAACATCGGCAATTCGGCGGTCGCTTCGTCCATCGAGGAGGAAGTGGAGAAGATGACCTGGGCGACCCGCTGGGGCGCCGACACCGTGATGGACCTCTCCACGGGCAAGAACATCCACACCACGCGCGAGTGGATTCTGCGCAACAGCCCCGTGCCCATCGGCACCGTGCCCATCTACCAGGCGCTGGAGAAGGTGGACGGCAAGGCCGAGGACCTGAGCTGGGAGGTCTACCGCGACACCATCATCGAGCAGGCGGAGCAGGGCGTGGACTACTTCACCATCCACGCCGGCGTGCGGCTGGCGCACATTCCGCTGACGGCGAAGCGCATCACGGGCATCGTCTCGCGCGGCGGCTCGATCATGGCGTCGTGGTGCCTGGCGCACCACCAGGAAAACTTCCTCTACACCCATTTCGAAGAGATCTGTGAGATCATGCGCCGCTACGACATCGCCTTTTCGCTGGGCGACGGCCTGCGTCCGGGCTGCACGGCGGACGCCAACGACGAGGCTCAGTTTGCGGAGCTGCGCACGCTGGGCGAGCTGACCGAGATCGCCTGGCAGCACGACGTGCAGGTGATGATTGAGGGGCCGGGCCACGTGCCGATGCACAAAATCAAGGAGAACATGGAGCTGCAGCTCGAGGTCTGCCACGAGGCGCCGTTTTACACGCTCGGGCCGCTGACCACGGATATCGCCCCCGGCTACGATCACATCACTTCGGCCATCGGCGCGGCGATGATCGGCTGGTACGGCACGGCGATGCTCTGCTACGTCACGCCGAAGGAGCACCTGGGGCTGCCGGACAAGCAGGACGTCAAGGACGGCGTCATCACCTACAAGATCGCCGCCCACGCCGCCGACCTGGCGAAGGGGCATACCGGCGCCCAGCAGCGCGACGACGCGCTCTCCAAGGCCCGCTTCGAGTTCCGCTGGCAGGACCAGTTCAACCTCTCGCTGGACCCGGAAACAGCGGCCAGCATGCACGACGAGACCCTGCCCGCCGCGCCGGCCAAAGTCGCGCACTTCTGCTCGATGTGCGGGCCGCATTTCTGTGCGATGCGCATCAGCCAGGACGTGCGCGAGTACGCCCAGCAGAAGGGATTGAGCGAGGACCAGGTGCTGGCCGTCGGCATGGCGGAGAAGGCGCAGGAGTTCCGAGACAGCGGCAGCAAGATCTACCGTCCGGCCTGACCCGCTGCCAGGCTACGGAGCGCCCCGCCACTCAGTGCGGCGCGCTTCCACTCACTCCCGCGTCCGGGGTTCCGGGGCCGGCTCCCTCGGGTTGTACCGCGGGGACCAGCAACCGTGCCTCGTAGCGGCCGCCGCAATGCAAGACGATGGTGCTCCGGGAGCTCGGCTCGTAGCGAGCCGGGAACTGACCCACGAGCGGGTTCCAGCGGAAGAACGCTTCCCCTTGCACATCCAGCCGCAAGGTCTCGCCCCGCCGAAAGAGCGTCGCCGACGGCAACAGCTCGATGTCGACCGGTACCACCTGACCGACCTGCAACGATTCGGCACGCTCATGCCGGTGCACGGGCTGCCACGGGGTTGACCGCTGCACATCGAGCTCTCGGTGCGAGACTTTCAGCATCCCGCGGGTCACCAGGTCGTGGTCGAACCCGTAGGAACCTTCGAAGACCACCTCCCGCTCTCCACGAAGCTTGCGCACGCCGACGAAGAGGTGCGCGTCCGACGCGCCGCAGCACTCCACCCAGAGCCGCAGGGCCATCGGTCCGGTCAGTTCGAGGTCGTAAGGGACGGCCCAGGCAAAGGAGGCTCGACCGCCACGGGACGCAAAGCGCCGTGCGCCGGCCGCCGCCGGTCGCTCCCGCAACGTGCCGTCCGGGTGCAGGTGCAGCGGCGTCCACCGGGTCGCGGGGAGCGGCCAAGTGCGCTCCTCGCAAACCGCGTGCACCGCCTTCCCGGTCTCGCGCACCTCTAATCGCACGGGCGGCACGTCCCGCATGCCGTTCTCTGCGCCCTTTAGAAAGTGGTCGAAGAAGCGGAGCTGAAACGCCTGCGCCTCCGGCGAATAGTAGGTCGCCCACTTGCCGCCACGATGGGTATACAGCCAGCGCTGCGCCGAGGCGATGCGCTGAAACGCGGCGAACGAGCCGCGGCTATGGAGGCAGTGGTCCGAGAAGCTCGCGCAGATGAGTGCGGGGACCACGATCCGCTCCAGCGCGGGCGTGAGAGCGGCCCACCAGTGATCCCAGAGCGGCCGCGCGAGCTGCTCCCTGCGGGGATCGTCGCGCAGCCGGCCAGACCGCCACGACTGCGCGCTCCAGAGCGGGAAGAAGCCGTCCTCCTGGATCCCGCCCGGGCGGGCAAAATCCCGGTACACGTCGCTGAAGCCCTCCCATGGGCAGATCGCTGAGAGGTGGGGCGGCTGCAGCGCCGCGACCATCCACTGGCTGAGGGCGAGATAGGAGACGCCGTTCAGCCCGACCCGTCCGCTGGACCACGGCTGGGCCGCCGCCCACTCGACGATCTCGTAGTAATCCCGCGCCTCGGCGTCGGAGAGGAGCGAGCCCTCACCGTCTGAACGGCCGAACCCCCGCAGGTCTACATTGACGACCACATAGCCACACGGCACCCAGAATGCCGGGTCTGGTGCCTCCCCACCCGGTCCAGGCCGATAGCGTGACCGAACCGCTTACCCGCACGAGGCGGTACTGAAGCGGCAGCCTGTAGCCGAAGCGCCAGCGGTGCGGCAGGTTATCCTTGCGGTAGGGATGGGCGCAGATGAGGACGGGATAGCGACCGCCGGTTGCCGGCCGACAGACGTTGGCTCGCAGAATGGTGCCGTCTCGCATGGGTATCGGCACGTCGCGGAGGAAGCGGACGCCGGCCGGTGAAGGTGTCACGGTAATCGGGGGCCGCACAGTTCGACGCAGGCGGTCGATGGCGTAAGCAAATCCAGCGGCAGTCGCGGGCATGGCCACCCCGTGGACTAATTGGGCATGCCTTACACATGACTCTGCCCATCCCCTATGGATTCAAGCCGATCTCCGTTGCCACCGGCTTCAGCGCTTCGGCGACGAACACGATCTGCTCGTCTAAATCGACACCCAGCTCGTCGGCGCCCTTATAAATATCGTCGCGCAGCACGGCGCGGGCGAAGGCCTTGTCCTTCAGCTTCTTGCGCACGCTCTTCGGCTCGATCTCCGAGAGGCTCTTCGTCGGCTTCACCAGCGTGCAGGCGATGATGAAGCCCGTCAGCTCGTCCACGGCGAAGATCATCTTCTCCATCGGCGTCTCGCGCGTCAGGCCCAAAAAGTCGGCGTGGCACTGGATCGCGCGCACGATGTCTGCCGGATAGCCGTGCGCTTCGAGGATCGGCTTGCCGGCCGTGGGGTGCTGGTCGGGGAAGCTCTCGTAGTCAAAGTCGTGCAGCAGGCCGACGATGCCCCAGCGGTCCGGGTCTTCGCCGTGCTTCACCGCCGCGGCGCGCATCACCGCCTCGACCGAGAGGCCGTGGCGGCGCAACTGGTCGGTCTTGGTGTATTCGCAGAGCAGCTCCCAGGCCTGGTTGCGGTCCATCGGCCCTCATCCTCCCTTCCTCCTTCTCCCAATCCTGGGAGAAGGAGGCGATCCGACATGCAGCGTTCCGATCAGTGTTCGGTTAACCCGGCGCCCTCTCGTACCAGATCCGCCCGATCGCCCCTCGCTCATCGTGCAACGAGTGGGCGAGGGGAGGGGGTGAGAGCCAATTCAGAACGGGATTGCCGTGACGAACTGCAGGCCGCGGGCCAGCGCCTCGCCGGCCAGCACGGCGCCCATCGCCACGTACAGCAGCCCCGTCGCCGACATCATGCCGCGAACCACGCTCGAACGCCACGCCATCACCGCCAGCACGATCGGGAAGGCCAGCCCCACACCCAGCCGCAGCCAGAGCGCCGGGTTCTGGATCAGCGGCCCCGCCGCGCTGTCCGGCGTCAGCTTCACCGGAATGGCGAGGTTCACCAGCACGATCACGGCCTGCACCGCCAGCACGGCGATCAGCGCCAGCGTCAGCTCGTTCAATGGCTGCTCCGGCAGGCGCGGCGTCACCAGGTACCAGTGTCCCAGCACCATGCCCATCGTCACCGCGCCCAGGCTGAGCGCGCCGGCCAGCAGGCTGAGCAGCACGCCGGCGTAGCCCCAGGCCGGCAGGCGGAAGACGGCCGCACAGATGCCCAGCGCACCGAGCGAGACGGCGCTCGCCGCCGCGCCGCAGAGCCTGCCGGCCGGCTCGCGCTCCTGCCAAACCAACAGTGTGTACGGCGCCAGCAGGCCGGCAAGCAGCAGCAGGGCGATCCGCGCCGGGTTGAGCAAGCGATCATCCAGCGGGTAGCCGCCCACATCGGCGAGGCCGCCCAGGCTGAAACCGACCCAGACGGCCAGCAGTCCGCTCGCCAGCACCGTGGCCGCGCCCATCTTCAGGAAGCCGCGCGTTACCAGACCGCGCAGGTGCGCCGCGAACAGCACCAGCGTGCCGCCGACGGTGAACTCCACCAGCACGAGGAACACCATGTAGGGCAGCGAATCGATGCTCATGCGGCCCAGGCGGAGCGAGCGGGTTTGTGCGCTGCTGCACAAATCATGCTACGCAGCGCCGCCCGGCCGGGCAAACCCGGCGCGCCGCAGCCATGCGCCCAGCCGGCGAAAATCCTCGTCCTGCTCTGCATAGGGCCGGCTGAGCCCGGCACGCGGCGAGGGATGATACAGCGGATAGAGCCAGCGCCCGTCCCAGCGCGCGGGACAGCCCACGGAACCGCGCAGCGCCCGGCCGTGCGGCTCCAGCCGGTCGAGCGCGGCCAGCGCCGTGGCGCCGAGTGTGACGACCACCGCTGGATCGACGACGCGCAGTGTCTCGGCCAGCCAGCCGGCGCAGTTGGCCAGCTCGGCGCGCACGGGCGGGCGGTTGCGGCCGCGTGCGTCCTGGGGGTTGCAGAGCGCCGCGTTGCTGATGAAGACCTCCGCCCGCGCCAGGCCGGCCAGGCGCAGCAACCGCTCGAAACGGCGGCCGGATTGGTCGGCGGAGAGCGGCACGCCGGTCAGCTCGCCGCCAAGCCGGCCCGGCGCCTCGGCCAGGAAGAGCACGCACGCCGGCGGACTGCCGTTGGCCGGGCCAAGCACGCGGCGGCGGCCTTCCATCGCCGGGCAGGCGCGGCAGGCCCGCGCCGCCTGCACGAGCGCCTCGAACGCCGCTTGCGCGCGCGCCGCGGCCGGCGCATCGCCTCCGCGCTCGTCCGGCGCGGGCCCGTTCGGGTTGCCGGGGAATGGGGCTGCTGATAACATAGGCTTCTGGCCGCACACAGGAGTGTAGCTCAGCCGGTAGAGCAGCGGTCTCCAAAACCGCCGGTCGGGGGTTCGAGTCCCTCCACTCCTGCCGCACCGGCGTTGTGCGCGGACCGCCTGCCGAGGTGGTGGAATAGGCAGACACGCCATCTTGAGGGGGTGGTGCCCTTACGGGCGTAGGAGTTCAAATCTCCTCCTCGGCACCCGAACC is from Dehalococcoidia bacterium and encodes:
- a CDS encoding helical backbone metal receptor, with the protein product PIWRLPYMVARRDTYVADLLALAGGVSVFPDEGPAHYFSVELAGLPAAAPQVILLPDEPYRFAARHLADFAPYAAVPAVARGRVHLVDGKALTWYGPRIAGALRLFAGLLCGEGEPAGALAGPSAEGRR
- a CDS encoding alpha/beta hydrolase → MNTKLLLTGAGLAALGAGAVLADRLAQRALARFETLDADTAELPGQRFWVRGVALHFEEQGEGFPVLLIPGFLGSTFSFRHTMPALAAQFRVLAVDLPGFGYSDRGAQIEYSASNWVSLLAEFLGRQGIERAVVLGHSLGGGVAQRLALEHPELVERLVLVSSTSAAEPPRLPPRGSRRLYRLGQAWVMPRHGAMRWFAQRSAFDPAFITDDVVEGYARSSRLPGSAAAVRKVLRDAAKDARLDLSQIAAPALLLWGEGDRVVDLKVGRRLAEQLPHARLEVVEQAGHLPLEEQPEACNRLLLDFLHDLGRAPAQAQASLSGGARRNGAE
- the pgeF gene encoding peptidoglycan editing factor PgeF; amino-acid sequence: MRLDRGAGVVCLRFSLLDAVPGVRHALTTRLGGVSRGPYSSANLGLTVGDVREAVLENRRLAADLVVAGAHPATVKQVHGVQAALAEAPGEPGVPLCEADMLATRAPGVPLLVQAADCAPIVLVDPAQRAVAVVHAGWRGAAAGVGREAVASMQRLFGSRPERLVAGIGPAIGVCCYEVGEEVAEAVAAASGRAAGIVDRSHGERPHLSLETALRAQLLAAGLPEAGIDCADLCTACRLDLFYSHRREGVPTGRFGALVAASLD
- the thiC gene encoding phosphomethylpyrimidine synthase ThiC, producing MTQLADDPRLAGAAPFPGSRKTYLSGPRPDLQVPVREVALAPTSGRFGDEENPPVQLYDTSGPYTDPTVQVDVRQGLPPLRRPWILERGDVEAYAGRDVQPQDNGLRPDDPRANLAVFPGLRRQPLRARAGKNVTQLHYARRGMITPEMQFIAIREGVAAEFVREEVARGRAIIPSNVNHPESEPMIIGRNFLVKINANIGNSAVASSIEEEVEKMTWATRWGADTVMDLSTGKNIHTTREWILRNSPVPIGTVPIYQALEKVDGKAEDLSWEVYRDTIIEQAEQGVDYFTIHAGVRLAHIPLTAKRITGIVSRGGSIMASWCLAHHQENFLYTHFEEICEIMRRYDIAFSLGDGLRPGCTADANDEAQFAELRTLGELTEIAWQHDVQVMIEGPGHVPMHKIKENMELQLEVCHEAPFYTLGPLTTDIAPGYDHITSAIGAAMIGWYGTAMLCYVTPKEHLGLPDKQDVKDGVITYKIAAHAADLAKGHTGAQQRDDALSKARFEFRWQDQFNLSLDPETAASMHDETLPAAPAKVAHFCSMCGPHFCAMRISQDVREYAQQKGLSEDQVLAVGMAEKAQEFRDSGSKIYRPA
- a CDS encoding HD domain-containing protein, yielding MDRNQAWELLCEYTKTDQLRRHGLSVEAVMRAAAVKHGEDPDRWGIVGLLHDFDYESFPDQHPTAGKPILEAHGYPADIVRAIQCHADFLGLTRETPMEKMIFAVDELTGFIIACTLVKPTKSLSEIEPKSVRKKLKDKAFARAVLRDDIYKGADELGVDLDEQIVFVAEALKPVATEIGLNP
- a CDS encoding uracil-DNA glycosylase family protein; translation: MLSAAPFPGNPNGPAPDERGGDAPAAARAQAAFEALVQAARACRACPAMEGRRRVLGPANGSPPACVLFLAEAPGRLGGELTGVPLSADQSGRRFERLLRLAGLARAEVFISNAALCNPQDARGRNRPPVRAELANCAGWLAETLRVVDPAVVVTLGATALAALDRLEPHGRALRGSVGCPARWDGRWLYPLYHPSPRAGLSRPYAEQDEDFRRLGAWLRRAGFARPGGAA